One Vespa crabro chromosome 1, iyVesCrab1.2, whole genome shotgun sequence genomic region harbors:
- the LOC124422819 gene encoding probable serine/threonine-protein kinase clkA: protein NNNNNNNNKNNNNNNNNKNNNNNNSNNNNNNNNNNNNNINNNNNNNNNNNNNNNNNNYSNNNNNNNNNNNNNNNNNNNNNNNNNNNNNNNNNNNNNNNNNNNNNNNNNNNNNNNYNNNNSNNNNNINNNNNNKNNDNTNDNNNNNNNNNNNNNNNNNNNNNNNINNDNNNNNDNNNNNNNNNNNNNNNNNNNNNNNNINNNSNNNNNNNNNNYYNNNSNNNNNNNNNNNKSNNNNNNNNNNNNNNNNNNNNNNNSNNNNNNYNNNNNNNNNNNNNNNNNNNNNYNNNNDNNNKNNNNNNNNNN from the exons aacaataataataataataataataaaaataataataataataataataataaaaataataataataataacagtaataacaacaataataataacaataacaataacaataacattaacaataacaataacaataacaataacaataacaataacaataacaataacaattatagtaa taataataataataataacaataataataataataataacaataataataataataataataataataataataataataataataataataacaataataataataataacaataacaataacaataacaataacaataacaataacaataacaataacaattataataataataatagtaataataacaataatattaataataataataataataaaaacaatgacaataccaatgataataataataacaataacaataacaataacaataacaataacaataataataataataacaataacaatatcaataacgataacaataacaataacgataacaataacaataacaataacaataacaataacaataataataacaataacaataacaacaacaataacaatatcaataacaatagtaataataataacaataacaataataataattattataataataatagtaataataataataataataacaataataataataaaagcaacaataataataataataataataacaataataataataataataataacaataataataataataacagtaacaataataataataattataataataataacaataataataataataataataataataacaataacaataataataataattataataataataacgataacaataacaaaaacaataacaataacaataacaataacaat